GATCGTGGCCGTCGGCAGTGCGGGCGGCCGGGTCGCGCTGGCCCGGTACCAGGCGGACGGCTCCCCGGACACGGGTTTCGGCGGGGGTGACGGCCAGGTGGCCACCGACCCGGCGCCGGGGCTGAACGAGGGCGGCGACGGGCGCACCCTGGCGCTCCAGGCCGACGGCAGGATCGTCGTCGGCGGCCAGGTCGGGTCCACCCGCTTCGACTTCGTCGTCCTCCGCTACACCGCCGACGGCACCCTGGACCCGTCCTTCGGCGGCGACGGCATGGAGCGCACCGACTTCGGCGCGTACGAGTCCGTCGAGGGGATCGCCGTCCAGCCCGACGGCAGGGTCGTCGCCGCGGGCGGCAGCAGCGGCCGATTCGCCCTGGCCCGCTACCGGACCGACGGCACCCTCGACCCGGCGTTCGACGGCGACGGACGGGTGCTCACCCCCGGAGGCGGCGGAGCCGCGGACGTGGCGCTGCAACCGGGCGACGGCCGGATCGTCGTCGCGGGGAGCAATGGGCCCGGCGGTGACTTCGCCGTCCTGCGCTACAACCCCGGCGGCGGCCAGGACACCGGCTTCGGCACCGGCGGCGTCGCGACCGCGGACTTCGGCGGCGGCGACGCGGCCCAGGGCGTGGCGCTCCAGCCCGACGGCCGCATCGTCGCCGCCGGCTGGGGCGGCCCCGACACCGACTTCGCGCTGGCCCGCTTCGAGGGCGGCGGCACGCCACCACCGGCCGGCGTGGACCTGTCGGTCACGAAGTCCGGCCCCGCCACGGCCGCCATCGGTGACCGGCCCGTCCACACCGTGCGCGTGACCAACACCAGCGCCACGACCTCCGCCACGAACGTCTCCCTGTCCGACACGCTCAGCGGCGTGGCCGCCTCGGTCGTCTCGGCGACCACCACCTCGGGCACCTGCACCACCACGGCCACGAGCGCCAGTTGCTCCCTGGGCACCCTCGCCCCCGGAGCCGTCGTCACGGTGACGGTCGCCGTCGAGCCCCGGGCCGCCGGCACGCTCACCGACCGGGCCACGGTCGGCGCCACACAGGCCGACCCCGTCGCCGGGAACAACACGGCCACGGCGACCACCACGGTCACCAACTCCCGTGGCTGCACCCGTATCGGCACCAGCGGCAACGACACCATCACCGGCACCTTCGGCAACGATGTGATCTGCGCCCTCGGCGGCGACGACACCGTCAACGCGGGCTCCGGCAACGACACCGTCCACGCGGGCCACGGCAACGACCGGATCGACGGCGGCGCCGGGAACGACACCCTCGGCGGCGGCCCCGGCAACGACAATCTGATCGGCAACAGCGGCACCGACAACCTCAACACCGTCGACAGCGTCTCCGGCAACGACACCGCCAACGGCGGCCTCAACACGGACACCTGCACGACCGACCCGGGCGACATCCGCGTCAGCTGCCCCTGACCCGCACGGCACATCGACACCCCCGGGCCCCGCGCGACCGTACGCGGGGCCCGGCGGCATTCGGCCGGTGCCCGTCTCGGATTGACGGATTCACCGCCGCCTCCGCCGGGTAGCGAACCGCTAATGTCATGAGCACGATCAATCTCGATCAGTCCTTCCTTCCCCCACAAGGAGGTCGAACATGCACATCCGTACGCTGACCGGCGGCCTGGCCGCCGCCCTGCTGGTGTCCTTGTCCCTGACGGCGGGCCAGGCCGTGGCCGCCCCCACCGACACGGCCGACGCCACCCTGGCCGCCCGGGTCTTCACCTACGACGCCAGCGGCTCCGCCGAGTTCAGGAGCGCGGTCGACCGGGGCGCGGCGATCTGGAACGAGAGCGTCGACGCCGTCGAGCTGCGCCCGTCCGCCACCGGGCAGCGCGCGAACATCCGGGTCGTCGCGGACAACGGCTGGCCCCGCGCCCTGACCACGAGCCTGGGCAACGGCACCGTCTACATCGGCCGCCAGGCCGTCGACCAGGGCTACGACACCATCCGTATCTCCGCCCATGAACTCGGCCACATCCTGGGCCTGCCCGACCGCAAGCCCGGCCCGTGCTCCAGTCTGATGTCCGGCTCCACCGCGGGCACCGCCTGCACCAACCCGTACCCGAACGCGGCCGAGAAGGCGGAGGTCGAGGGCAACTTCGGCGGCCTCCTCGCCGACCGGGCCCCGGCCGCGCGCCCCCAGCTGATCGTGGACTGACGTCCGCCGCACCACGGACGAGGGCCGCACCCGCTCCGGGTGCGGCCCCCGCCATGACGGAGAACACGGTCGCCCCACCGACCGGTGAATCGCCCTACCGGTCGTCGTCCTCCCCGGCCTCCAGCAGGGTCGCCGCCTCGCCGACGATCCTGCGGTCCGGTTCGCCGACCACCTCGTGGTCCCTGCCGGTGTAGTCGAAACGGGCCAGCACACTGCGCATGGCCTCCACCCGGGCCCGCTTCTTGTCGTTGCTCTTCACCACGGTCCACGGCGCCTGCTCGGTGTCCGTCTCACGGAACATGGCCACCTTCGCGGCGGTGTAGTCGTCCCAGCGGTCCAGGGAGGCCAGATCCATCGGGCTGAGCTTCCACTGCCGTACGGGATCGACCTGACGGATCGTGAAACGGGTGCGCTGCTCGCCCCGCGACACCGAGAACCAGAACTTCACCAGGTCCACGCCGTCGTCGACGAGCATCCGCTCGAAGGCGGGCGCCTGCCGCATGAAGCGCCGGTACTCGTCGTCCGTGCAGAAGCCCATCACCCGCTCCACACCGGCCCGGTTGTACCAGGACCGGTCGAAGAGCACGATCTCCCCGGCCGTCGGCAGATGCTCGACGTAACGCTGGAAGTACCACTGCCCGCGCTCGCGCTCGGTCGGCTTCTCCAGCGCCACCACCCGGGCGCCGCGCGGATTGAGGTGCTCGGTGAACCGCTTGATCGTGCCGCCCTTGCCGGCCGCGTCCCGCCCCTCGAAGACCACGACCAGCCGGCGCCCGGTCTCCTTGATCCAGCTCTGCAGCTTCAGCAGCTCGATCTGCTGCAGCCGCTTGTGCCAGTCGTACTCGCCGCGTTCCATGCGCCGGGCGTACGGATAGTTCTCCCGCCAGGTGTCCACCGGGCTGCCGTCGGGGCGGATCAGCACCGGGTCGTCGTGGTCGCTGTAGTCGACACGCATGTCGGTCAGCAGTTCGGTCATCGCTTGCTCCCGAGGAGAGTCAGTGGAACTGCGGCACGATCAGGAAGATCCCGTACGCCACTACCGCGGCGCACGCCAGGAAGCACAGCCCGGCCACGCCGAGGCCCACCGCGTCGGTGCCCCCGTCGTCCTCGCGCGCGGTCTCGGCGCGGGCCAGGCCCAGCACCCCCAGGGCGAAGACGACGACCACCCCGACCGTGACTCCGGTGCTCACCGCGGCGACCTCGCCGAGGGCGCTCCAGTCCAACTGCATCGTTCCTGCTCTCCTTGCTCTCGCGGACCCGGGCTGCTCGACGGACTCGGCAGGGGGATACGGCTCAGGCGGCGGTGGAGACCTCGGCCGGCACCGCGCCGCGGACGCCGACCTCGTGGGTCTCGTTGACGTTGGACGCGTGCACCGGGTCGCGGCGCGACATCAGGACGATGACGGCGGCGACGGCCAGGGCGAGCAGCGCGATGACCACGAGACCGAGGTTCCCGCCGTGCGTCACCACGCTCGCGGCGAGACCGCCGACCAGGGCGGCGGCGGGCAGGGTCACC
The sequence above is drawn from the Streptomyces griseiscabiei genome and encodes:
- a CDS encoding DUF11 domain-containing protein codes for the protein MPTPHVRPARLPRGVRPRRAFPARAATVAATVLALLLTFPGTATAAPGDLDPAFGGDGRLLTDLADDDRAHDVAVQPDGKIVSVGSSADHSVTESRFALTRHHADGTPDTGFGGDGTVTTPVNNMDPDLQWSEAHALALQPDGKIVVVGSSWRGWENCCWFTVARYNADGTLDSGFGGGDGRVFTDFGGPDEARDVVVQPDGKIVAVGSAGGRVALARYQADGSPDTGFGGGDGQVATDPAPGLNEGGDGRTLALQADGRIVVGGQVGSTRFDFVVLRYTADGTLDPSFGGDGMERTDFGAYESVEGIAVQPDGRVVAAGGSSGRFALARYRTDGTLDPAFDGDGRVLTPGGGGAADVALQPGDGRIVVAGSNGPGGDFAVLRYNPGGGQDTGFGTGGVATADFGGGDAAQGVALQPDGRIVAAGWGGPDTDFALARFEGGGTPPPAGVDLSVTKSGPATAAIGDRPVHTVRVTNTSATTSATNVSLSDTLSGVAASVVSATTTSGTCTTTATSASCSLGTLAPGAVVTVTVAVEPRAAGTLTDRATVGATQADPVAGNNTATATTTVTNSRGCTRIGTSGNDTITGTFGNDVICALGGDDTVNAGSGNDTVHAGHGNDRIDGGAGNDTLGGGPGNDNLIGNSGTDNLNTVDSVSGNDTANGGLNTDTCTTDPGDIRVSCP
- a CDS encoding snapalysin family zinc-dependent metalloprotease, which codes for MHIRTLTGGLAAALLVSLSLTAGQAVAAPTDTADATLAARVFTYDASGSAEFRSAVDRGAAIWNESVDAVELRPSATGQRANIRVVADNGWPRALTTSLGNGTVYIGRQAVDQGYDTIRISAHELGHILGLPDRKPGPCSSLMSGSTAGTACTNPYPNAAEKAEVEGNFGGLLADRAPAARPQLIVD
- the ppk2 gene encoding polyphosphate kinase 2 — protein: MTELLTDMRVDYSDHDDPVLIRPDGSPVDTWRENYPYARRMERGEYDWHKRLQQIELLKLQSWIKETGRRLVVVFEGRDAAGKGGTIKRFTEHLNPRGARVVALEKPTERERGQWYFQRYVEHLPTAGEIVLFDRSWYNRAGVERVMGFCTDDEYRRFMRQAPAFERMLVDDGVDLVKFWFSVSRGEQRTRFTIRQVDPVRQWKLSPMDLASLDRWDDYTAAKVAMFRETDTEQAPWTVVKSNDKKRARVEAMRSVLARFDYTGRDHEVVGEPDRRIVGEAATLLEAGEDDDR